From one [Ruminococcus] lactaris ATCC 29176 genomic stretch:
- a CDS encoding ISLre2 family transposase, whose product MNIVTLIEELVNGLIAAEDIFFQNPKDFYSLEKSVKSTTEAFSAAFLGNVLTSMNEKIYEDRWRKTRYTAQRTDKRMLISSVGDITFESTYFRSKADGVHHYLLEEILGLDTRERFTEEAEVVLLTEAMKTSYSEATKVLPSRQEISKTTVMNKVHGIADEIWIPEREEKKVCKYLFIEADEDHVAEQHGRWYPPEDNSSFISKLAYVYEYKQENPKCKARKELVNTFYFGGVYSGTNGTEKFWNKVGEFIHKTYNEEELKRIFISGDGASWIKSGAKYLNKALFCADKFHLMKYINAAAGQMLDESELVKSEIYKMLYRRDKQGIKEYTDRMMASASNQKPIQDLQTFVLGNWSAVMRTYHSKVITGCSAESHVSHVLSDRLSSRPMGWSKTGADRMSKLRCYEKNYGREKIIDLVKYSRQQRKLARTGTDSVEPIRVSLREIRADHYNQARSYIERIQATIPDGTVRKIAAIREQIRLI is encoded by the coding sequence ATGAACATTGTAACACTTATAGAAGAATTGGTGAATGGGTTAATTGCAGCAGAAGATATTTTTTTTCAAAATCCAAAGGATTTCTATTCTCTGGAAAAATCGGTAAAGTCAACAACGGAGGCATTTTCGGCAGCCTTTCTTGGAAATGTACTGACCAGTATGAATGAAAAAATTTATGAGGATAGATGGAGAAAAACAAGATACACAGCACAGCGAACTGACAAGAGAATGCTGATATCGTCTGTTGGTGACATAACGTTTGAGAGCACATACTTCCGCAGTAAAGCAGATGGGGTGCATCACTATCTGTTGGAAGAGATACTGGGACTCGATACAAGGGAAAGATTTACGGAAGAAGCCGAGGTGGTACTACTGACAGAAGCGATGAAAACAAGCTACAGTGAAGCAACAAAAGTGCTTCCATCCAGGCAGGAAATCAGCAAGACAACCGTGATGAATAAAGTGCATGGTATTGCTGACGAAATATGGATTCCTGAAAGGGAAGAAAAGAAAGTTTGTAAGTATCTGTTTATAGAAGCAGACGAAGATCATGTGGCTGAACAACATGGAAGATGGTATCCCCCAGAGGATAACAGTAGCTTTATCAGTAAACTTGCATATGTGTATGAATACAAGCAGGAAAATCCGAAATGCAAAGCCAGAAAAGAACTGGTGAATACATTCTACTTTGGAGGTGTTTATTCCGGAACAAATGGGACAGAAAAATTTTGGAATAAGGTAGGAGAATTTATACACAAAACTTATAACGAAGAAGAATTGAAACGAATCTTTATCAGTGGGGATGGAGCATCCTGGATTAAAAGTGGAGCAAAATATCTGAACAAAGCTTTATTCTGTGCGGATAAGTTTCATCTGATGAAATATATCAATGCGGCTGCAGGACAGATGCTGGATGAAAGCGAACTTGTGAAAAGTGAAATCTATAAAATGCTGTATAGGCGGGATAAACAGGGAATCAAGGAATACACCGACCGGATGATGGCATCAGCGTCAAACCAGAAGCCGATACAGGACCTGCAGACATTTGTACTGGGAAACTGGAGTGCAGTCATGAGAACCTATCATAGCAAGGTTATAACAGGCTGTAGTGCAGAAAGCCATGTCAGTCATGTACTGTCGGATCGTCTGAGTTCAAGACCAATGGGATGGAGTAAAACAGGAGCAGACAGAATGAGCAAGCTGCGTTGTTATGAGAAGAATTACGGACGTGAAAAGATAATAGACCTGGTGAAATACAGCAGACAGCAAAGGAAACTGGCAAGAACGGGGACGGATAGTGTGGAGCCGATACGGGTTTCACTTCGGGAAATAAGAGCTGACCATTATAATCAGGCAAGAAGCTATATCGAACGAATCCAGGCAACAATACCGGACGGAACAGTCAGAAAGATTGCCGCCATTCGGGAACAGATACGGCTAATATAA
- a CDS encoding ATP-grasp domain-containing protein translates to MKVYAKIRQNGEYHSQNISQAVYGFREMGAEIVRYQKISDIYESVTKEDIVLDYITQVEMILKKFGVVPACEDYPVELRKFMGRNVWKDTINSINTHPEKWGVFVKPVKSKAFTGHVIRSSKDLIGCGSCYENYEVLCCDVIAPKMEWRGFIIYDELVDIRPYRGDYHYHFDAEVVDQIVEAFRTIRERPMGGSLDFAVIEKNGKLQTVFLEMNDGYSLGSYGLVPIQYAKLVSARWSQLLNRTDEFDFRKMR, encoded by the coding sequence ATGAAAGTCTATGCAAAAATTCGACAGAATGGGGAATATCATTCGCAGAATATTTCACAGGCAGTTTATGGATTCCGTGAAATGGGAGCAGAAATAGTCAGATATCAAAAAATCAGTGATATTTATGAAAGTGTCACAAAGGAAGATATTGTACTTGATTATATTACCCAGGTGGAAATGATTCTTAAAAAATTTGGTGTAGTTCCAGCTTGCGAAGATTATCCAGTGGAGTTGAGAAAATTTATGGGAAGAAATGTCTGGAAAGATACAATCAATTCAATCAATACTCATCCGGAAAAATGGGGGGTTTTTGTAAAACCGGTAAAAAGCAAAGCATTTACCGGACATGTGATTCGCTCATCAAAGGATTTGATAGGCTGTGGAAGCTGTTATGAAAATTATGAAGTACTTTGTTGCGATGTTATCGCTCCAAAGATGGAATGGAGAGGGTTTATTATTTATGATGAATTGGTAGATATCAGACCGTATCGGGGAGACTACCATTATCATTTTGATGCGGAAGTAGTGGATCAGATAGTAGAAGCGTTTAGAACAATCCGTGAAAGACCCATGGGAGGAAGTCTGGATTTTGCTGTAATTGAAAAGAATGGAAAGCTTCAGACTGTGTTTCTGGAAATGAATGATGGTTATTCACTTGGAAGTTATGGACTCGTTCCAATCCAGTATGCAAAGCTGGTTTCGGCAAGATGGTCACAACTGTTGAATCGTACTGATGAATTTGATTTTAGAAAAATGAGATAG
- a CDS encoding chromate transporter — translation MIYIQLFFSFLQVGLFSFGGGYAAMPLIQGQVVTMHQWLSMSEFTDLITISQMTPGPIAVNSATFVGIKVAGLPGAIAATAGCILPSCILVTVIAKLYLKYRNMELLRGVLGSLRPAVVAMIASAGILILISAFWGSASAISFEETKWSMVVIFILCVISLRKTKINPVWVMVLAGLMKAGLALTGQWV, via the coding sequence ATGATTTACATTCAGTTATTTTTCAGCTTTTTGCAGGTGGGACTGTTCAGCTTTGGTGGAGGTTATGCCGCTATGCCGCTGATTCAGGGACAGGTTGTTACAATGCACCAGTGGCTGAGCATGTCGGAGTTTACGGATCTGATCACAATTTCGCAGATGACACCGGGACCGATTGCGGTCAATTCGGCAACTTTTGTCGGAATTAAAGTTGCGGGATTGCCCGGTGCGATAGCTGCGACAGCAGGGTGTATACTTCCATCCTGTATCCTTGTTACGGTGATTGCAAAATTGTATTTGAAATACCGGAATATGGAGCTGCTTCGGGGTGTGCTTGGCTCTCTGCGTCCTGCGGTGGTGGCGATGATCGCATCAGCAGGGATTCTGATCCTGATCTCGGCATTTTGGGGCAGTGCATCAGCAATATCCTTTGAAGAAACAAAATGGAGTATGGTTGTCATTTTTATCCTTTGTGTGATATCCTTAAGAAAGACAAAAATAAATCCTGTCTGGGTGATGGTGCTGGCAGGGTTAATGAAAGCGGGGCTGGCATTGACCGGGCAATGGGTATAA
- a CDS encoding chromate transporter yields the protein MEKKGKEAKAKVLWKLFISTLYLSAFTFGGGYVIVTLMKKKFVDDLHWIDEKEMLDLVAIAQSSPGAIAVNGAIVVGYKLAGIAGVLVSILGTMLPPFVIISVISAFYQAFRSNFFISQMLEGMQAGVGAVIASVTYEMGAGIVKEKDAVSVGIMIGAFIVSCIFGVNVVLIILVCGLLGVIRTLFAKRREMK from the coding sequence ATGGAGAAAAAAGGAAAAGAAGCAAAAGCGAAAGTTTTATGGAAACTTTTTATTTCAACTTTATATTTAAGTGCATTTACTTTTGGTGGCGGCTATGTGATCGTCACGTTAATGAAGAAAAAATTCGTAGATGATCTGCACTGGATTGATGAGAAAGAAATGTTGGATCTTGTGGCAATCGCACAGTCTTCGCCTGGAGCGATCGCAGTGAATGGGGCAATCGTAGTGGGATATAAACTGGCAGGAATTGCAGGGGTGCTGGTGTCGATCCTGGGGACAATGCTTCCGCCATTTGTTATCATATCAGTGATCTCGGCTTTTTATCAGGCATTTCGCAGTAATTTTTTTATCAGTCAGATGCTGGAGGGGATGCAGGCAGGAGTAGGTGCTGTAATTGCGTCGGTTACATATGAGATGGGAGCGGGAATCGTAAAGGAGAAGGATGCCGTTTCGGTCGGAATCATGATCGGAGCTTTTATTGTCTCCTGTATTTTCGGAGTCAATGTAGTCCTTATCATTTTGGTCTGTGGTCTTCTGGGTGTGATTCGCACTCTTTTTGCAAAAAGGAGGGAAATGAAATGA
- a CDS encoding helix-turn-helix domain-containing protein, with the protein MVATGRNIMKLRKAAGLSVREMQNIFGFTTPQAIYKWQHGTAMPTIDNLVVLAAVLDVTIDEILVVQREDIVQFAT; encoded by the coding sequence ATGGTAGCTACAGGAAGAAATATTATGAAGTTGAGAAAGGCGGCAGGCTTGTCAGTAAGAGAAATGCAGAATATTTTTGGATTTACGACACCACAGGCTATTTATAAGTGGCAGCATGGGACAGCAATGCCGACGATTGACAATCTGGTTGTGCTGGCAGCAGTACTGGATGTTACGATTGATGAGATTCTTGTGGTACAAAGAGAGGACATAGTGCAGTTTGCTACATAA
- a CDS encoding endonuclease/exonuclease/phosphatase family protein, whose amino-acid sequence MKKGMKKILKYLGIIVLIVLVLLLAYIIYLFASYHRIPDNQPLQVEQTKESISSGDTLTTEKEYSALTYNIGFGAYTPDFSFFMDGGKSSWAKSKESVKKTVQSAGELVASKDPDFALIEEVDLNSTRSYHVDEYSILKETIPSYNTVFAQNYDSAFLFYPLNQPHGKSRSGLALFSKYPVTDSLRRSFPVSTSFSKFFDLDRCYSISRVPTDNGKELVIFLLHMSAYGNSDAIREGQIRMLSQDMQKEYEAGNYVLCGGDFNHDLKASNDDNDDAADYESWAYPFPREELPEHLSFCIDQLSDTERNALWNSARNADMEYIPGETYTVTLDGFIISDNIECLQYENVNTGYSYSDHDPVYMKFKLLDN is encoded by the coding sequence ATGAAAAAAGGAATGAAAAAAATACTAAAATATCTCGGGATCATCGTGTTGATCGTCCTGGTTCTTCTCCTTGCATACATCATCTATCTTTTTGCAAGTTACCACCGGATTCCCGATAATCAGCCACTTCAGGTTGAACAGACAAAAGAGAGTATTTCATCAGGAGATACCCTGACAACAGAGAAAGAATACTCTGCCCTGACTTACAATATCGGCTTTGGTGCCTATACCCCGGATTTCAGCTTTTTCATGGATGGTGGAAAATCCTCCTGGGCCAAAAGTAAGGAAAGTGTAAAAAAGACCGTTCAGAGTGCCGGAGAGCTGGTTGCTTCTAAAGATCCTGATTTTGCACTGATCGAAGAGGTGGATCTTAATTCTACCAGGAGTTACCATGTGGACGAGTATTCAATCCTCAAGGAAACGATTCCAAGTTATAATACCGTATTTGCACAGAATTATGATTCCGCTTTTCTCTTCTACCCATTGAATCAGCCGCATGGAAAAAGTCGGTCAGGACTTGCACTTTTTTCAAAATATCCGGTTACAGATTCTCTGAGAAGAAGTTTCCCGGTATCCACCTCCTTCAGTAAATTTTTTGATCTGGACCGGTGCTACAGCATTTCCAGAGTTCCTACAGACAACGGAAAAGAGCTGGTTATCTTTCTGCTGCATATGTCGGCCTACGGAAACAGTGATGCAATCCGTGAAGGGCAGATCCGTATGCTGAGTCAGGATATGCAAAAAGAATACGAAGCCGGGAATTATGTTCTCTGCGGAGGTGATTTCAACCATGATCTGAAAGCCTCCAATGATGACAATGATGATGCCGCTGATTATGAATCCTGGGCTTATCCATTCCCAAGAGAAGAACTGCCGGAGCATCTTTCCTTCTGCATCGATCAGCTTTCTGACACTGAACGTAACGCTCTCTGGAACAGTGCAAGAAATGCTGATATGGAATACATTCCCGGTGAAACTTATACTGTAACGCTGGACGGCTTTATCATTTCCGATAATATAGAATGTCTTCAGTATGAAAATGTCAATACCGGTTATTCTTATTCCGACCATGATCCGGTATATATGAAATTTAAACTCTTAGACAACTGA
- a CDS encoding L-lactate dehydrogenase, with amino-acid sequence MGINSRKVVVVGCGFVGSSSAFALMQSQLFSEMVLIDADQKRAEGEAIDISHGMVFASPMKIYAGTYDDISDAAVIVITAGANQKPDETRLDLIKKNSRIMKSIVGEIKKREFEGILLIVSNPVDILTYIALKESGYPANRVIGSGTVLDTGRFRYELGEHLGVDSRSVHAYIIGEHGDSELAAWSDARVGGLPINDFCELRGHFDHDASMEKIFDHVKNSAYEIIARKHATYYGIAMAVCRICAAIVRDEQSIMPVSSLMQGEYGLEDVVLSIPAVVDANGIETVVPIELSEKELAQLKSSAEILKKIIKENS; translated from the coding sequence ATGGGAATTAACAGTAGAAAAGTAGTAGTTGTAGGTTGTGGATTTGTAGGATCATCTTCTGCATTTGCTTTAATGCAGAGTCAGTTATTTTCAGAAATGGTACTGATTGATGCGGATCAGAAAAGAGCAGAGGGAGAAGCAATTGATATCAGTCACGGAATGGTATTTGCAAGTCCGATGAAAATTTACGCAGGAACGTATGATGATATCAGTGATGCTGCTGTGATCGTCATCACAGCAGGAGCAAATCAGAAACCGGATGAGACAAGGCTGGATTTGATCAAAAAAAACAGCAGGATTATGAAGTCGATCGTTGGAGAGATTAAGAAACGGGAATTTGAGGGCATTTTACTGATTGTGTCGAATCCGGTAGACATTCTTACTTATATTGCATTGAAAGAGTCAGGGTATCCGGCAAACCGGGTCATTGGTTCGGGTACAGTTCTGGATACAGGAAGATTCAGGTATGAGCTTGGTGAGCATTTAGGTGTAGACAGCCGGAGTGTGCATGCGTATATTATCGGAGAACATGGGGACAGTGAACTGGCAGCGTGGAGCGATGCAAGAGTTGGCGGACTTCCGATCAATGATTTCTGCGAGCTGCGAGGTCATTTTGACCATGATGCATCCATGGAAAAGATTTTCGATCATGTGAAGAACAGTGCTTATGAGATCATTGCCCGAAAACATGCGACTTATTATGGAATTGCGATGGCAGTGTGCAGGATTTGTGCAGCAATCGTCCGTGATGAGCAGTCCATTATGCCAGTATCAAGTCTGATGCAGGGCGAGTATGGATTGGAGGATGTGGTGTTGAGTATTCCGGCAGTGGTAGATGCAAATGGAATCGAAACGGTCGTTCCGATCGAGTTAAGTGAGAAGGAGCTGGCACAGTTAAAAAGTTCTGCGGAGATCTTAAAGAAAATCATAAAAGAAAATAGCTGA
- a CDS encoding prolyl-tRNA synthetase associated domain-containing protein: MELQNGRPDTTEGRLEKELRVYDLLDRLGVAYQRVDHEAAMTMEACEEIDRVLGDGTAICKNLFLCNRQATEFYLLLMPGDKPFKTKELSAQIGSSRLSFAKSEYMEKYLDITPGSVSVLGLMNDIEGKVRLLIDEDVLTERYFGCHPCINTSSLKFTTEDLIGKVIPALKHAPKMVKLGMTES; this comes from the coding sequence ATGGAATTACAAAATGGAAGACCGGACACTACAGAAGGTAGACTGGAAAAAGAACTCCGGGTATATGACCTGTTGGACAGGCTGGGAGTAGCATATCAGAGAGTTGATCATGAGGCAGCTATGACGATGGAGGCGTGTGAAGAAATTGACCGTGTACTGGGAGATGGAACAGCAATCTGTAAGAACCTGTTCTTATGTAACCGGCAGGCGACGGAATTTTATCTGCTCCTGATGCCGGGAGACAAGCCGTTTAAGACAAAAGAACTGTCGGCACAGATCGGGTCTTCAAGACTTTCATTTGCGAAATCGGAATATATGGAGAAATATCTGGACATCACACCGGGGTCGGTCAGCGTTTTGGGATTGATGAATGATATAGAGGGAAAAGTACGGCTTCTGATTGACGAAGATGTACTGACAGAAAGATATTTTGGCTGTCATCCCTGCATCAATACCTCCAGTCTGAAATTTACGACGGAAGATCTGATCGGGAAAGTGATCCCGGCACTGAAGCATGCACCAAAGATGGTGAAACTTGGGATGACAGAATCGTGA